A region from the Clostridium beijerinckii genome encodes:
- a CDS encoding ABC transporter ATP-binding protein, translating to MLEFKDVTFKYPEDDYTMIKNLSFSVKKGEFISIIGASGCGKSTIFRLINGLEKMQSGEILVNDDSIKNIKNYSAYMPQKDLLFPWRTIGENLSLPMEVQKIKKNDRENRVLEILKEVGLSDYKDKFPKDLSGGMKQRVSFARTLLTGSELLLLDEPFSALDSLTRISMQEWLLEEWKHFNKTILFITHDVEEAIFLSKSILIIQDRPITHMERIEIPLDYPRSRSDLQKPEIVELKESLISRLRQKVDI from the coding sequence ATGCTTGAATTTAAGGATGTTACTTTTAAGTACCCAGAAGATGATTATACAATGATTAAAAACTTATCATTTTCTGTGAAAAAGGGTGAATTTATTTCAATTATAGGTGCTAGTGGCTGCGGTAAAAGTACTATTTTTAGATTAATAAATGGATTGGAAAAAATGCAGAGTGGTGAAATTCTTGTTAATGATGATTCTATAAAAAATATTAAAAATTACAGTGCTTATATGCCTCAAAAGGATTTACTTTTTCCGTGGAGGACAATAGGTGAAAATCTATCTCTTCCAATGGAGGTACAGAAGATTAAAAAAAATGATAGAGAAAATAGAGTACTTGAGATTCTTAAAGAAGTTGGACTTTCTGATTATAAGGATAAATTTCCTAAGGATTTGTCTGGGGGTATGAAGCAAAGAGTATCTTTTGCAAGAACACTTTTAACAGGATCTGAACTATTACTTTTAGATGAACCTTTTAGTGCTTTAGATTCTCTTACAAGAATTTCAATGCAAGAATGGCTTTTAGAAGAATGGAAGCATTTTAATAAAACAATATTATTTATAACTCATGATGTTGAAGAGGCCATTTTTCTTTCAAAATCAATACTTATAATTCAGGATAGACCTATAACTCATATGGAAAGAATCGAAATTCCTCTTGACTATCCAAGAAGTAGAAGTGATTTACAAAAACCTGAAATTGTAGAATTAAAAGAAAGCCTCATAAGTAGACTTAGACAGAAGGTGGATATATGA
- a CDS encoding CPBP family intramembrane metalloprotease domain-containing protein → MTDNNESKVIKKLMKKDFNKLGITLIMQELIANGVIFGIMIGIMIMQVVINPNMSEEQLKKIVQEPSFLGTISIIAVLIAFIPILIYRRKKFFQYDLKVENKKFTLKTVILGCIILLSVNNMLGLFVEGLEFVLNTIGLTAIPALKDLDVLNESTISMIIYTCIIAPIFEEFIYRGAVLRSLEKYGRWFAILVSSILFGMMHGNFYQIFMAIGAGIILGYLATEYSIKLTIILHMINNTFVEVTSQITSHLSKNAGDILNISITAILIIILIIAFTRNKKNIMKWLQNNRMEKGIMLRFFTSITTVIIIAIDLFFVVSGITTIS, encoded by the coding sequence ATGACTGATAATAATGAATCGAAAGTAATTAAAAAATTAATGAAGAAAGATTTTAATAAGCTTGGAATTACTCTGATCATGCAAGAATTAATTGCTAATGGTGTTATTTTTGGAATTATGATAGGTATTATGATAATGCAAGTGGTTATAAATCCCAATATGAGCGAGGAACAATTAAAGAAAATAGTTCAAGAACCTAGTTTTTTAGGTACAATTAGTATTATTGCAGTTTTAATTGCATTTATCCCAATCTTAATTTATAGAAGAAAGAAATTCTTTCAGTATGATCTAAAGGTAGAAAACAAAAAATTCACTTTAAAAACTGTAATTTTAGGTTGTATTATTTTATTATCAGTAAACAATATGTTGGGATTGTTCGTAGAGGGATTAGAGTTTGTACTTAATACAATAGGATTAACTGCTATTCCGGCATTAAAGGATTTAGATGTATTAAATGAATCAACAATATCAATGATTATATATACTTGTATAATAGCACCAATATTTGAGGAATTTATTTATAGAGGAGCTGTTCTTAGAAGCCTTGAGAAGTATGGAAGATGGTTTGCTATATTAGTTTCATCAATACTATTTGGAATGATGCATGGTAACTTTTATCAAATATTCATGGCAATAGGAGCTGGTATTATATTAGGATATTTAGCTACAGAATATTCAATTAAATTAACTATTATATTACATATGATTAACAATACTTTTGTTGAAGTAACATCACAAATAACTTCTCATTTAAGTAAAAATGCAGGTGACATTTTAAATATTAGTATTACTGCTATTTTGATAATTATATTAATAATTGCTTTTACTCGTAATAAAAAAAATATTATGAAATGGCTACAAAATAATAGAATGGAAAAAGGAATAATGTTAAGATTTTTCACTTCTATCACAACAGTAATAATAATTGCTATTGATTTATTTTTTGTAGTAAGTGGTATTACTACTATTTCATAA